ATCACGCAGGGCGCGCGGGTCGTCGCCGAACCGCACGACATTGCCGACGATCACGGCAGCGTCCGCCTGGCGACCATCGCCACGTACGGCGACACGCGGCACACTCTGGTCGACAGGTCCGGATACCACGGACCGTACTTGCCCGGATATATCAGTCGCACATCGTCATTCGTCGCCCGCGATGGTGCCCCCGAGCGAATCTTCCAAGCTCTCGATCACGTGGTCGGGAATGTGGAACTCGGGAAAATGGACGAGTGGGTCGACTTCTACCGGCGCGTCATGGGGTTCACCAACATGGCGGAGTTTGTCGGTGGCGACATCGCGACCGACTACTCAGCGCTGATGAGCAAAGTGGTCTCCAGCGGCGATCACCGCGTCAAATTCCCGCTCAACGAACCCGCCATCGCGAAGAAGCGATCACAGATCGACGAGTACCTGGAGTTCTACCAAGGTCCAGGCGCCCAACATCTGGCGCTCGCCACTTCCGACATCCTGACCGCCGTCGACGCACTTGTTGCCGAAGGAATCGAGTTTCTGTCGACACCGGCGTCGTACTACGAAGATCCGGAACTGCGCGCCCGGATCGGTAAGGTGCGGGTCCCCATCGAAGAGCTGCAGAAACGTGGCATCCTCGTCGATCGAGACGAGGACGGCTATCTCCTGCAGATCTTCACGAAGCCGATTGGCGATCGACCCACCGTGTTCTTCGAACTCATCGAACGCCACGGATCACTCGGTTTCGGCTTGGGCAATTTCAAGGCACTTTTCGAGGCGATCGAGCGCGAGCAGGCGCTGCGTGGAAACTTCTAGGTATCTGCGCTCCACTGCCACACAACCGACGGGCGACCCGTTGCACTGACCCGCACACGCTCGTCGGTACGTTCCAGTCCGGGTAAGGATTTGAGCGTGCGGTTGAGATTGCCGGGGTCGGGGCGGGCGCCGGAGAGTTCCTCGGCGACGGCCAGCGCGTAGGACGCCGGGAACGACGCCCCGGTCAGAGCCCGAGTGAAAACCTGATCGCGCCACAAGAGAGAGTCCGCCAGGATGGGCCGAGTATCCGCGACTATCCGATTGTGATCGAAGGCAAGATCACCCGGGTTGTCCCAGCTCACCCATTCGGGAGTGATGTCACCGGTAGGCACATCGCTGGGCGTGATGATCGCCCACATCGTCACCGACAGTGTCGGACCACGCGGGTCTCGGTGGGGTTCGTCGAACACCGCCAACTGTCCGCTCGCAAGAATCGCGTCGTCGGGGAGCCCGAGCTTGGTAGTTACTGCTCGCCGCGCCGCATCTTGGAGTCGTTCACCCGCGCCGAGCAGTACACCGGGCAACGCACGCTGCCCGGTGTACGGCTCTGCCTGCCGCTCGGCGACGGCAAATCGCAAGTGGCCCGGTTCCGGATTGCCGAAACGCAGAGCGATGACGTCGATCGAGACTAGTGACTGTTCCACGCCATCCATCATGCAGGCACGCCGGCGCGAAGCCGACGATCGGCCCGGTCTGGTCCGTCCGAGGTAAGCACTACCGGAACCGCGATCTCGCTGCCGAGGTAATCGACGAATTGGTCGACTTCATCCGGAACTTCCCGCGGCACAGTCGACATGGTCCGCAGCGCTTCGGTCAACGCTGCCTGATGTTCGAGATCCTTCCACTTTCCGACGGGTATCGACGTGCACCAGTCGTACCTGTCCACACCCTGGATCGGAGTGCCCGCCGACGTTGCACGTTCCAGCGCGTCGAGGTGCGTGAGAGCCAAACCGTCGACGCCGCCACTGACCTCCACCGCGTATCGCAACAACATCGTGTCGAGGTGCCCGACCCGAAATGAGCCCTGGTACTCGCCGACGCCGTTGTGCGGTTCCGGCAGGGCTGCCCCGAGCGCTCTGTCTTCGGTGGGAAACGGCCCGGCACCGTGACGCGTGGTGTACGTGCGGGTCACGCCGAGCACATAACTCTCCCTGCTCATTTCGGCGATCATTGCGCGGGCATTGGACGGCTCCACCGTCGACCAAGTGGTATGCGGGTGAAATCCACGCCACTCGTCGAGGAGGACACCTTGCGCACCTTCGAAGACCAGTCGACCACGGGCACCGATGGACTCCAACGCTCCAGGTGCGACAATATCCACTACCGCAGCGAATTCCGCGTACATGTCGACCATGTCCACTAGTGCGGGAAACCTGTGACGACCGCCGGAGATCAACCTCCCGTAGTACTCCGCCAGGTTCTCGAGTTTGCGCGCGAGCCCATCCGGTCGTCGGCAGTCACCGACGGTCGGCGCGTCAGGGCGGTCGAGCGCATACGCTGCCGTCTCACCGATTCCCTTGCCACACGAGCCGTGCCGGTTGCCACCTCGCGCATCCTCACGAGCCCGGTTGGCGGCCACGTGAATCGGCGTCGTCAACAGTGCCCGACCGTCGACGGTCAACAGGTCGAATGGATCTTGTACGCCAACGGCTTCCAATGCTCGCGCTTCCCTCGCCAAGGAGATCGGTTCGACGAGCACGAACTTCGAGAGAAAGGTAGGAATGCCGTTGAGTGTTCCCGATCCGAATTGCGAAAAGGTGTGGTGACGTTCTCCGTTCACGACATTGTGAGCGGCTTGCGCCCCTCCGTTGAACCGAACGACTGCCGCCACATCGAGATCTGCCTGCGGTGAGCAGAGCCAGTCGACCGTGGCGCCCTTCCCGGCGTCACCGAAGCCCAGGTCGACAACAACGATGTCACGATCACCCAAAGCGTCCATTGTGTCCTCCTTCAGTCTGTGTCCTCCTTCAGTCGAAATCGACGTCATCCGCGCCTGTTCCGAGATCACTCGGCAAGGCGGCCACCCGTGCGGGAGACTTTTTCGTGATTCTCGCCAGCGCCTTCCCGACAGTCGTGGCCTCTGCCGTCGATCCCACATCCCGGAGGTCAGCCAACCCGTCATTCAAGTCGATGCGGTCTTCACCGATCCCCACGGTCAGGGCAATGAGTTCACACACGGCCGCGGGATCGTCGAGCTTAAGGAAACGCTCCCCCAACAGATCCGTCCAGTGGCCGGCGATCTCCGGATCGTTGTAATACGACGACTGGTTGGGCAACACGAAGTAGACGTTCCACTTTTCCTCCAGTTCGCGATACACCGAGGGAACGGAAATGTCCCGTCGAACCTTGTCGCCGATGACGTCGCGAATGTGACGACCCGACAGTCGCGGCTTGTTCAATTCGTCGCCGATGATGAACAGATAGCCTTTGCGTCCCCGCTTCTCCCAAGCGTCGGTGCTTGTGTGGCGGGCCATGAAATAGGCTGCCAGTTCATAGCTTTCCGATTTCTGACCACCACCGTTTCCTTCGAGGAAGATGGTGCGCAGCTGCTCGTCCATCGCATTGCCCGACTCGAATTGCCCTACCTGCAGCGGCACCCGATCGGAATCCGCGTCGCCGATCCCACCGAACAGAATCTGAGGATCATCTGCATAGCCCTTGCGTTGCAGCAATCCGTGCAGCTTCCCGAGCTTGTCCTGCATGATGCGCGGAACGGCGCCCATCGAACCTGTGACGTCGAAAAGCACTGCAATAGGTAAAGAATCAGGGTGCCCGTTCGAATCGCGGCACTCTCGTGTGTCTACGCCGAACGGATCGAGAGTGGGATCTGCTTTCCAACTGCTCCGCGGACGCGACCGGAGCGCATCCGTGTACCCGAAATCGTCGACACCGCGCGCGGCACGAAATGTCTTGCCCGCCAAATACGTGTTGTCGTCCCAGTATCCATATCCCATGATGATCACTGCCTTTCAGATTGTGGGGACGCTGAACGCCCGGAATGTTCGTTCGCCGTACAGAAGCTCGAGGAGTTCGTCGAACTCGCCGAGAAGGTCGACTGCGTCAGGTCGCAGCCGTGGATTGTCTTGCATACACCCCAGCGCGAAAGTGTTCATACGACTGGGAATTCGATCACCGAGCATGAACGTCATCAGCCGATGCGCCATGTAGACGTCCCATCCCGGAGAAGCCACTTCACCGAGTTCCGGCGGGTAGGCATCTCGGCAGGAACTGATCTTCGCTGCCGGTCGCATCCCCGAACGAGTCGCAAACGACCAGCCCACCAGCACCACTCCATGCAGATCAGGCTGTATCAACACGTTCTCTTCCACGATCGCGGTATGGACCCAACCCGCCTGGTGGGCTGCCGCAAGTGCCCGCAACAGGCGTCGGTGCATCCAGGCCCAATCTCGTGGATCGAGGCCGTCCGGGTAGGCGCGGCGTACATCGGCAAGGGTGACAAAGCCGGTAGAGCGATCATCGAGCACATTGATCCGGCGAACTTCCCCCGAAGCCGGGTCGGCTGCCGAAATGCGGTCGATCAGCGTCGGAGCGTAAGGCGCCCCGTAGATGCTGGTGAGGGCCGACCTTTCCGCTTCCATCAGCAGGTTTGCTCGCCGACTGCGAGGGATCTTCAGAACAACTGGTGCCCCAGACCGGTCCCGCGCGCGGTACACCGTCGACACCGAACCCCGAGCAACAAGATCACCCAACACGTACTCGTCGCTATCCCCGACGTATGTCACCGCGGAATGCGCTGCTTCCGATTCCGCCAACCAACTGCGGTACAACTTGTTCAACCGAGTTGTCGCGGCGGCACATCGCGCGACATCACCTGCCTGCGCCCGATCCGGATGGACCGCAGCAACCAAGCAATGGAATTGACGCTTCGCCTGCCGGCGCGATTCCGAATCCGCGGTGGCACTTCCGAACAGCTCGGTCGAGGTTGTTGCCGCCTCGACAGTTTCGAGATCGTTCTTGACCGTGTTCATGTGTTTTAGTCTAAGTGACTAAAACGTATTGCGCAAGATCTACTGCACGGCCACACTCCGTTCACCCGACTCGTGTTCAGTTACAGAGGCGATACTCTCGCCGACTCACTCGGATCGTCGGGCACGTTCCTGCCCGTGAAGGGAATTCATCATGGCCAGCGTTACTTTCGACCGCGCAACTCGTTCATACGGGGGTACCGATCGCCCCGCACTCGACCAACTCGAGTTGGACATCGCAGACGGAGAGTTCCTTGTCCTCGTCGGCCCATCGGGATGCGGGAAGTCGACTTCTCTGCGAATGCTTGCCGGACTCGAACCGGTTGATTCGGGTCGCATCCTGATCGGTGATCGCGATGTCACCGACGTGGAACCTCAGCATCGCGATATTGCGATGGTCTTCCAGAACTACGCGCTCTATCCACACATGAGCGTGGGAGCAAACATGGGCTTTGCCCTCAAGATCGCCGGGGTCCCGAAGCCGGAGCGGGAAGCTCGAGTGCTAGAAGCCGCGAGGGTGCTCGATCTCGAGCAGTATCTCGATCGGAAACCGAAGGCGCTGTCGGGTGGACAGCGGCAACGAGTTGCCATGGGTAGGGCCATTGTTCGCAATCCTCAGGTATTCCTGATGGACGAGCCGCTCTCCAATCTCGACGCCAAGCTGCGCGTTCAGACCCGCACACAGATCGCCTCTCTGACCCGGCGACTCGGTGTCACCACCGTGTACGTCACCCACGACCAGGTCGAGGCAATGACCATGGGCGACCGTGTTGCGGTACTCAAAGACGGTGTGCTCCAACAGGTAGACACACCTCGCCGACTCTACACCAGCCCCGCCAACATCTTTGTGGCCGGATTCATCGGCTCACCCGCGATGAGCTTCATCGACCTCGACCTCGACGACGGCGAGATGTCACTCGGCGGGACAGCGTACCGCGTTCCACGATCCGTCGCCGACGCGTCACTGACTCCCCACGTCACAGTGGGTATCCGGCCGGAATCTTTTGTGCGGGTCGAGAACGGAATTACAGTCACCGTCGACGTCGTCGAAGAACTGGGGGCCGACGCATTTGTGTACGGCCACACCACTATCAACGGCAAGCGCCATGAGCTGGTGATTCGAGAAGAAGGCAATACCGCGCCGCCGATCGGAGCACAGTTCGACGTGCTCCCCGTAGCCGAGAGTATGCACCTCTTCGACCCGACCACCGGCACCCGCCTGTCCACCGATGACACGGCCGTACACGTATAGGCCCTGATTCACGAAGGTCCCGCCGCGGTTCGTCAGCGGCGGGACCTTCGCGTCTTCAGATGGACTGCAGTTCGAGCGATGCTGCCCGCCCAGCCACCAACTCCTCGAGATCCGTGACCGACTTGCCGGCCAACGTCGCCCACAGGACAACGCCGGGATCTTCCTGCAGACTCACCATGTTCGGGACGCCCACTGCGACGGCACCCGCAGCAATCGCCGACGCCAAACCTGGGATCGAATCCTCGATCGCCACAACCTGATCCATGGAGATCGGACCCGCCAGGGCCGAAAGATCTTCTCTGGCCCGCAAGTACGGCTCCGGGTGGGGCTTACCGCGCTCCACCATGTCTCCGGTAACCATCAGCTGAAATGTTCCGGGTGGGAGCGCGCTTGCCACAGCCTCCGCCAGCGGCGCCTCACTCATCGTCACCAGCACACAGGGGATTCCGGCCGCGCGAACCTGCGCCAACAACTCTCGGGCGCCCGGACGCCACTCGATCGACTGCCGAACACCCGCCACGACGGCGGCCACCAGCTCGTCGACGATCTCGCGGATGGGCAGATCTGCGCCCGCCGCTTGAAGGACCGCAGCAGAGTCCGGTAGGGCCTTCCCCACCAGCGCTGTTGCCTGTTCGTCAGACCACTCCACTCCGTACCGCGACATCAAGGCACGCTCCGCCGCAAACCAACTCGGCTCGGTGTCCACCAACGTTCCGTCCATGTCCCAGAAGACCGCTTGCAGCATCAGGACTTCCCTTCCTCTTGTAGATCGACACGATCGGATGAAGCGACGCGCACCACAACACCCTGCGCACGAATATCCTCGATAATCCCCAGCGGCGCAGCGTCATCGGTGATCAATTCGTCGATCACATCCCACCCACACACTCGATGTAGCGAGGTCTGCGCCAATTTGGAACTGTCCATCAGCAGAACCCGACGGCCGGCGCACCGGATCATCTCCGCTTTGAGCCGAACCACCTTTTCTTCCTGGTGGTACATGCCGTCTCGATCGGCGCTCGACGTCGAGAAGTACAAAGCGTCGACGCGCAGCTCACGAACTGCTTTGGCTGCGCCTTCGCCGACAAACGATTCATGGCCGGAGTCGAAATCGCCGCCGATCGCGGTCACCGAAATGCCGGTCACTTCGGATAGTTCACGAAGAGATGGCAGATAGTTCGTCACGACCCGAAGTTCTTCGATCTCGATCAGATGCCGGATCATGTGGGAGGCGGTGGTGGAATCGTCGAGCATTATCACCTGCCCCGGTGCAACCTCGGTGGCAGCAGCAGCGCCGATCGCCAACTTCTGTTCAGTGGCGATACGACGCCTCAGCGGTGCCGCAATTTCGTAACTGCTGGTTCGTTCGATGCTGACGCCACCCCTGAACTTCCGGACTATGCCGCGACGTTGGAGTTCGTCGAGATCACGGTGGACCGTCATCAACGAGATGTCGAAGTGAGCGGCCAGCGATTGCGCGGACGCCGATTCATCTGCCATCAGGCATTCGAGAATGCCGTCCAACCGTTCTTGCCTGGTGTGGGTGATCAATCGTCGACTCATCCAATACCTTGCTGTTGCTGGTGTGATTACACGTCATTTATATCACTCTTCCTGATATGAATGCTCGATGAACGAGTTGAGAATCTTGGGCGTGACAAACTGAAATTCCAGCTCCGCCGGCATCGGCACCGTCATGCCATAAGTCATTAAATCTGCTGCACAACAACATATTTACTAACTTCATCACTCATCACCACCTCTTCAAAGATGCCCGTTTTGACCATTTGACGGCCACCGGCCCGAGTGAAACGATCACTGCGATCAACGAAGACGTAACAGCGTCGATGTGATCTTCACCGTCTCGCATCAAGAAAGCGATACCCCCGGAAGAAATGGTCTCGACATGTCGTTGACAACTCAACGCCCGGCACCGCCGACGGTCTCCACTCCTGCGAGTCGCGGATCGACCCGGGGTCGCCCTACTCGAAAGCGTGATCGCAAGGGCTACAAGCTCTTTGTGCTCTTCACCTTCCCGAACCTCCTGTTGATAGCGGTCTTCGCGTATTGGCCCGTAATCGGCAATATCTATCTCAGCCTCACCGAATGGGACATGATCGCTCCGACGCCGCTGTTCGTCGGCATCGACAACTACACCAAGTTGTTCGGTGATCCAGCGTTTCTCCGCGTATTACGTCTGACCTTGGTATGGGTTGTTGCGATTGTCGGCATCAGCCTCACCGCGGGACTCGCCCTGGCGTGCCTGTTCAATCGCCAATCCCGAGGACGCGCAGCCGTTTCCGCTTTGGCATTCTCACCACACATTCTCTCGGGCGCCGCGGTAGCCGCGATCTGGTTGTTCATCTTCGATCCGAACTACGGACTGTCCCGAGCGCTGTTCGGGTTGTTCGGAGCAGATTCACCGCACTGGACGACGTCGAGTTCGTGGGCGATGCCCGCGCTGATCATCGTCTCGATCTGGAAAGGTGTCGGCTTTGTAGCCATCGTGTACGTGGCCGCACTTCAATCGATGCCCGCCGACGTCCTCGAGGCGGCTCGTCTCGACGGGGCAGGTGCCTGGCAGACATTCCGGCACATCACCATGCCGCTGCTCTCACCGACAACGTTCTTCCTCCTCATCACACAGGTCATCAGCGCCTTTCAGTCCTTCGACGTCATCGCGATGATGACCAGTGGCGGACCCGCAGGCGCCACAACCACTCTCAGCTGGTTCATCTACCAAGAGGGATTCAAGGCATTCAGTGCCGGCACTGCCGCCGCCGGATCCATGGTGATGTTTGTCGTCCTGATGGGCGTCACAGTGTTCCAAATGCGATTCGTCGAGAAGAAAGTGCACTACTGATGTCCGCACCCAGCAGAACGACAACCCCGACAAAAACGCGCATTCGCTTTCGCCTGTCCTGGATCGGACTTGTTGTTGTCGGCCTTGTCTTTGCCATCCCGTTCTACTGGATGATCTCGTCGGCCTTCAAGCCGGAGAGCGAGATCTACCAGTGGCCACTGCAACTCGTCCCCAGCCGCCTGGCGTGGGAGAACTTCAGCCACGCGTGGAATGCCGTTCCGTTCGGCGACTTCTTCGTCAACTCACTGATCGTCACAATCGTCGGTGCCACCGCGAAGGTCACCTTGGCAATTTTCAGCGCCTACGCCTTTGCGTTCCTTCCCTTTCCGGGTAAGAAGTGGCTCTTCCTTGCGGTCTTGGGAGCCTTGATGGTGCCGGGACACGTGACGCTGTTGCTCAACTACATCACCATCGGCAATCTCGGATTGATCAACACATATGCGGGAATCATTCTGCCCGGACTCGCAAGCGCCTTCGGAACATTCCTTCTACGCCAACACTTTCTGAGTCTCCCGAAGGAAGTCATGGAGGCAGCAGAACTCGACGGCGCCGGGCACATCCGCAAGCTGTTCTACTTTGCATTGCCGATGTCCGTTCCCGCGGTCGTCACCGTTGCGCTGATCGCTGTCATCGACGAGTGGAACGACTTCATCTGGCCTCTTCTCGTCACCAATTCCGTTCAGATGCGCACTCTTCCCATCGGTTTGATGGCACTCAAAGAGAGTGAGGGTGTGGACAACTGGGGCGCAATCATGGCAGGCACCACCATGGTTGTCCTCCCCATGCTGCTGCTCTTTCTCTTCGCTCAGCGATTCATCGTCGCCGGGCTTGCCGGAGCGTCTGTCCGACGCTGATCGGTTTTCCGACCTTTCCCTGCCAGTTCAGCATCTTCCAGGAGATAACCACCATGTCGCTTTTTGCCCGATCAGGCTCCGCGCAGAAGCCTGTGAACATCTCTCGCCGCAGCTTTCTCACTGCTGCCGGTATGACGGCGATCGCACTACCCGTCCTCGCGGCGTGCGGTAGTCCCGCCGGCGGTACGGCGTCATTCTCGGCGCCGGACGTCAAGGCCCCCAGCGAATTTTCCGGGAGGACCAACGTCGTCATCTGGAGTCCGTGGTCGGGTAACAACCACGAGGTCTTCACCGGAGTGGTTGACGGATTCAACCGCTCACAATCCGATATCTACGCAGAAGTTCAACAGTTCAACGGGTACGACGGCGTCACCGAGAAGATCGCCGCCGGTCTCCAGGCCAGGCAGATCCCCGATATCGGCGTCTTCTCCGACGTCTCGTGGAACAAATTCTTCCTCAACGACACACTCGAACCGCTCGGCGGATACTTCGACAACAACTTCGGCCCGAGTACGTTCAACGAGCGTCTGTTCACCGAGGGTGTTGTCCGCGGCGAGTCCTACTGGATCCCGTTCGGCCGATCGACGCCACTCTTCTACTACAACAAGGAGATCTTCTCGTCCGCCGGGTTGCCGGATCGCGCCCCCGCCACCTGGGATGAATTCCGTTCGTGGGGAAAGCAAATCAGCGGCCAGAACTACAACGGCAACTCGCTGAAGATGCGCGCGTACACCGGCGCCGACGACTGGTACATGCAGGGATTGATCTGGAACTTCGGTGGATCGATCTCCGACGGCCTCGACGTCACCGTGGACTCGGCCGCTGCGATTGCCGCAGCAGAGTTCGATCGGGCTGTGATCAACGACGACAAGATCGCGTACCTCGCGCAGGAGATCAACAACGACTTCATCAACGGCCAGGTCGCAACCATCACGAACTCCACCGGCTCCCTGACCGGACTGATCAAGGGCGCTCAGTTCGAAGTCGGTGCCGGTTTCCTGCCTCAACAGAGCACACACGGCGTGCCGACCGGTGGTGCCGGACTCGGAATCATGAAGAACGCCAGCCCCGAACGCAAGGAAGCCGCCGCCCAGGTACTCGCGTATCTGTCCGGCGAGGAAGCATCGTCGACCTGGACCGTCGGAACGGGGTACCTGCCGTCGACCATTTCTGCGGCAAATTCCACCAAGGTCCGCCAGGTCATGGCCGATAACCCGAACTACAAACTGGCCGTCGATCAGCTCGAGCTCGCCCGCCAACCTGACGCAGTTCGACGGTACGTCCAGAGCACCATCACGGAAATGCGCACCGCAATTCAGAAGCTGTACACCGAAAATGCCAACGCCGAAGCAACTTTGAAGGCAACGGCAACCAAGCTGCGCGCAGACACAGATTCCGTGCGCAAACTCTACGAAAGCAAGGTGGCCTGACCATGCGATCCGAATCATTCACCTTGGTGGGCCATCGCGGCGCCATGGCTTACGCACCCGAGAACAGCATCGCGTCATTTCGCCTCGCGGAGGAGATGGGTGTCGACGAGATCGAACTCGACGTGCGATTGACCGCGGACGGCGTTGCGATCGTGCTCCACGACGCGACGCTCGATCGCACTGCCTCCGACGACTCCGGGCGCGGACTCGGCCCCGTCGCCGAACTGACCTTCGATGCGATCAAAGACATCGAATTGGACTCCGGACGCGGGGTCTTGACCTTCGACGAGGCGCTCGACAACACCACAGTGACCTTGCAGGTGGAGATCAAGGCCATCGAGGTGGTGCCGGAACTCGGACGGATCGTGGCGGCACGCCCGGAAGACGCTCAGCGCATTCAGTTCACGAGCTTCTCAGCCGAGGCTCTGCTCGCTGTCGCCGAGGCCGCACCGTTCATACCTCGCGGACTGATCGTGTCCGAGTATCCGGCCGCCGACGCTCACCCCGCCGGCGTCGAATCCGTTCTTGCGGCCACCGGTTCGGGTGCCTTCTACTGCGGCTGGAACGGGCTGACCGCAGAACTGGTCCGCGACCTCCACGAAACCGGATTGCAAGTTCACGCCTGGCCCCTGCGCACACCGGAGGACGCCGAACGAGCTCTCGAACTCGGAGTGGACGGCACGACCACGGATTTCCCGGCGGAAGCCATCGAGTGGCTCGACAGCGCGCGGCAGAATTACCCCCAGCGCGACTGTCCGCCGTCGAGCGGGATGGTTGCACCCGTCAGATAGCCGGCATCTTCGCCGACCAGGAAGACGACGGCACGCCCGATGTCGGTTTCGGGATCTCCGACGCGACCCAGCGGGATTCCCGCGACAAAGGCTGCCGCTTCTTCCGGGTTCTTGTCCATCCACCACTGCAGGGCCGGTGTCTGCGCGTGGGGCGCAACGTTGAGGACACGGATGTTGTCCTTGCCCCACTCGCAGGCCGCGGCGCGGGTGAGTGCGCGCATGCCTTCCTTGATGGAACCGTAGGCACCGTAGTTACTGGCATCCCAGCGCACTGCTGCGGAAGTGACCATGTTGATGATGACGCCGCCGCCGCGGCTGTTCAGGTGGGGGTACGACGCCTGCATCATGCGCAGGGTCGCGAGCGGTCCCGTCGCGAAGGAGCGCTCGAAGTCTTCGTCGAGCACCGTGAGCAACGGGCCGGGCTTGCAGTCGTTCGCGTTGTTGATCAGGATGTCGATTCCGCCGAACAGTTCGACGGTACGGTCCACTGCTGCAGTGATGTCGTCCTTCTTGCTGACGTCACAGACGACTACCTCGCCGCGGGCACCGATGTCGGCGAGAAGTCCACAAGTGGTGTGGAGCTTGGATTCGGTGCGACCGGCTACCACAATCTCGGCACCTTCCTTGGCCAGGGCCAAGGCTATGCCTTGGCCGATTCCCTGACCTGCACCGGTGATGAGTGCAACTTTGCCGTCGAGCTTGCCCATGTGATTGCTCCAATGTCCTTTTGTGCGAGGGGACTGGTCGATTCTGGTGACCGCCGGTGTTGGTCGTCTACACTCAACGAACTAAGCAACCAAGCACTTGCTTGACCCTATGACGGCCGGCACTGTCGCGTCAATCACACTGGGCGGCAAATCGGCTCGGCCCCAACAGCAGGAAGGCTCCACCGTGACACTCCCCAACCCCGTCGATTTCAGCGGACGCTCGGTGATCGTCACCGGCGGCACCAAAGGCATCGGCTTTGTCATCGCCGAAACCTTCCTAGCTGCCGGAGCAAACGTGCTGGTCTGCGGCCGAAACGAGCCGGAAAAGCTGCCGTCGGCCGACGGCCGAACCGCTGCATTCAAAGCCACGGACGTTCGCGATCCCGCGGATGCCGCAGCCCTCGTCCAGGATGCCGTTGACCGCTTCGGCCGCTTGGACGTTCTGATCAACAACGCCGGCGGCTCCCCCGATGCCGACGCAGCCACCGTTTCCCCTCGCTTCGTGGAGAAGATCGTGGCCCTGAACCTGCTGGCACCCTTCAACGTTGCCCAGGCTGCAAACGCAGTAATGCAGACGCAGGACAACGGCGGCGCCATCATCAACATCGGCAGCGTCTCGGGCATCGACCCGCAGCCCGGCACCGCGGCATACAGCGCCGCCAAGGCCGGACTGTTGGTCCTGACAAAGGCTTTGGCGCTCGAGTGGGCACCCAAGGTCCGTATCAACCACATCACGACCGGCCTGATCCGTACGGAAGCCGCCGCAGAGGTCTACGGCGCCGACGGCGGAGCGGCCGTCACCGAAATCATCCCGATG
The nucleotide sequence above comes from Rhodococcus sp. KBS0724. Encoded proteins:
- the hppD gene encoding 4-hydroxyphenylpyruvate dioxygenase; this encodes MTIEHITDEERLAGLDLEQLRQLVGLIEYDDASDPFPVHGWDGLEWIVGNATQTSHFYQSAFGMTLVAYSGPSTGNRDHHAFVLESGAVRFIVKGAVDPASELIEHHRIHGDGIRDITLNVPDVDKAIAHAITQGARVVAEPHDIADDHGSVRLATIATYGDTRHTLVDRSGYHGPYLPGYISRTSSFVARDGAPERIFQALDHVVGNVELGKMDEWVDFYRRVMGFTNMAEFVGGDIATDYSALMSKVVSSGDHRVKFPLNEPAIAKKRSQIDEYLEFYQGPGAQHLALATSDILTAVDALVAEGIEFLSTPASYYEDPELRARIGKVRVPIEELQKRGILVDRDEDGYLLQIFTKPIGDRPTVFFELIERHGSLGFGLGNFKALFEAIEREQALRGNF
- a CDS encoding NUDIX hydrolase, whose amino-acid sequence is MMDGVEQSLVSIDVIALRFGNPEPGHLRFAVAERQAEPYTGQRALPGVLLGAGERLQDAARRAVTTKLGLPDDAILASGQLAVFDEPHRDPRGPTLSVTMWAIITPSDVPTGDITPEWVSWDNPGDLAFDHNRIVADTRPILADSLLWRDQVFTRALTGASFPASYALAVAEELSGARPDPGNLNRTLKSLPGLERTDERVRVSATGRPSVVWQWSADT
- a CDS encoding adenylosuccinate synthetase; amino-acid sequence: MDALGDRDIVVVDLGFGDAGKGATVDWLCSPQADLDVAAVVRFNGGAQAAHNVVNGERHHTFSQFGSGTLNGIPTFLSKFVLVEPISLAREARALEAVGVQDPFDLLTVDGRALLTTPIHVAANRAREDARGGNRHGSCGKGIGETAAYALDRPDAPTVGDCRRPDGLARKLENLAEYYGRLISGGRHRFPALVDMVDMYAEFAAVVDIVAPGALESIGARGRLVFEGAQGVLLDEWRGFHPHTTWSTVEPSNARAMIAEMSRESYVLGVTRTYTTRHGAGPFPTEDRALGAALPEPHNGVGEYQGSFRVGHLDTMLLRYAVEVSGGVDGLALTHLDALERATSAGTPIQGVDRYDWCTSIPVGKWKDLEHQAALTEALRTMSTVPREVPDEVDQFVDYLGSEIAVPVVLTSDGPDRADRRLRAGVPA
- a CDS encoding HAD family phosphatase is translated as MLQAVFWDMDGTLVDTEPSWFAAERALMSRYGVEWSDEQATALVGKALPDSAAVLQAAGADLPIREIVDELVAAVVAGVRQSIEWRPGARELLAQVRAAGIPCVLVTMSEAPLAEAVASALPPGTFQLMVTGDMVERGKPHPEPYLRAREDLSALAGPISMDQVVAIEDSIPGLASAIAAGAVAVGVPNMVSLQEDPGVVLWATLAGKSVTDLEELVAGRAASLELQSI
- a CDS encoding ABC transporter ATP-binding protein, whose amino-acid sequence is MASVTFDRATRSYGGTDRPALDQLELDIADGEFLVLVGPSGCGKSTSLRMLAGLEPVDSGRILIGDRDVTDVEPQHRDIAMVFQNYALYPHMSVGANMGFALKIAGVPKPEREARVLEAARVLDLEQYLDRKPKALSGGQRQRVAMGRAIVRNPQVFLMDEPLSNLDAKLRVQTRTQIASLTRRLGVTTVYVTHDQVEAMTMGDRVAVLKDGVLQQVDTPRRLYTSPANIFVAGFIGSPAMSFIDLDLDDGEMSLGGTAYRVPRSVADASLTPHVTVGIRPESFVRVENGITVTVDVVEELGADAFVYGHTTINGKRHELVIREEGNTAPPIGAQFDVLPVAESMHLFDPTTGTRLSTDDTAVHV
- a CDS encoding serine/threonine-protein kinase, with amino-acid sequence MNTVKNDLETVEAATTSTELFGSATADSESRRQAKRQFHCLVAAVHPDRAQAGDVARCAAATTRLNKLYRSWLAESEAAHSAVTYVGDSDEYVLGDLVARGSVSTVYRARDRSGAPVVLKIPRSRRANLLMEAERSALTSIYGAPYAPTLIDRISAADPASGEVRRINVLDDRSTGFVTLADVRRAYPDGLDPRDWAWMHRRLLRALAAAHQAGWVHTAIVEENVLIQPDLHGVVLVGWSFATRSGMRPAAKISSCRDAYPPELGEVASPGWDVYMAHRLMTFMLGDRIPSRMNTFALGCMQDNPRLRPDAVDLLGEFDELLELLYGERTFRAFSVPTI